A DNA window from Acidobacteriota bacterium contains the following coding sequences:
- the eutM gene encoding ethanolamine utilization microcompartment protein EutM yields MQEALGMVETKGLVAVIEAADAMVKAANVTLVSYEKIGAGFVTAIVRGDVAAVKAATDAGAAAARRVGELVSVHVIPRPHSSVDETLPVVKK; encoded by the coding sequence ATGCAAGAAGCTTTAGGAATGGTAGAAACCAAGGGTCTCGTGGCTGTCATCGAGGCTGCCGATGCGATGGTCAAGGCAGCAAATGTAACTCTCGTGAGTTACGAAAAGATCGGAGCAGGCTTCGTGACGGCGATCGTTCGTGGTGACGTAGCAGCTGTCAAAGCGGCGACAGATGCAGGAGCTGCTGCTGCTCGCCGAGTCGGCGAACTCGTCAGCGTCCACGTCATCCCGCGTCCGCACTCAAGCGTCGATGAGACGTTGCCGGTAGTTAAAAAATAG
- a CDS encoding class II aldolase/adducin family protein, whose translation MDESQARKLIVEVGKLLYERSYVVAFDGNVSIRLDENTVLATPTMTSKGRMTEDCLALTDLDGKPLNDKRASSELAMHLLIYKMRPDIHAVCHAHPAHGTAFAVAGLAIDQPILSEVVLTLGCVPLTAYGTPSTDELTEAMKPFVPHHNALLMANHGAVAYGEHLWQAYDRLETLEHTAKIAILAKALGGANDLPEGAVKKLIEIREKAGFLGTNARCQACGYLHEAQIACDLDVSYPSNGNSNGEKISFTREELIDLLSQAAKLG comes from the coding sequence ATGGACGAGTCTCAGGCAAGAAAACTGATCGTTGAGGTCGGCAAACTCCTGTACGAACGCAGCTATGTGGTCGCGTTTGACGGCAATGTGAGCATTCGGCTTGACGAGAACACGGTGCTTGCCACGCCGACGATGACCTCGAAGGGGCGAATGACCGAAGATTGTCTGGCTCTCACTGATCTCGACGGTAAGCCCCTGAACGACAAGCGAGCTTCTTCCGAACTCGCGATGCATCTGCTGATCTACAAGATGCGGCCGGATATTCATGCCGTTTGCCACGCTCATCCTGCACACGGGACGGCGTTTGCAGTGGCTGGGCTGGCGATCGATCAGCCGATCCTTTCCGAAGTTGTTTTGACGCTCGGATGCGTGCCGCTGACCGCATACGGAACGCCCTCTACGGACGAGCTGACCGAGGCGATGAAACCCTTTGTGCCGCATCACAACGCACTTTTAATGGCCAATCACGGAGCAGTCGCCTACGGTGAACATCTCTGGCAAGCGTACGACCGCCTCGAAACGCTCGAGCACACGGCCAAGATCGCGATCCTCGCAAAAGCGCTCGGCGGAGCGAATGACTTGCCTGAAGGTGCGGTAAAAAAGTTGATAGAGATCAGGGAGAAGGCTGGCTTTTTGGGGACGAACGCCCGTTGTCAGGCGTGCGGATATCTACACGAAGCCCAGATCGCGTGCGATCTCGACGTTTCGTATCCGTCCAACGGAAATTCGAACGGCGAGAAAATATCGTTCACCCGCGAAGAACTCATCGACCTTTTGAGCCAAGCGGCCAAATTGGGTTAA
- a CDS encoding EutN/CcmL family microcompartment protein: MIIARIMGTVVSTQKDERLLGKKLLIVKPINLDGTDQSGYIVSVDTVGAGFHEKVIVVGGSSARLAEGNKDCPVDSAIIGVIDEIDFKV, encoded by the coding sequence ATGATCATCGCACGCATCATGGGCACGGTCGTGTCCACCCAAAAAGACGAACGCCTGCTCGGGAAAAAGCTGCTCATCGTCAAGCCGATCAACCTCGACGGTACAGACCAGAGCGGCTATATCGTCTCCGTTGATACGGTTGGGGCCGGGTTTCACGAGAAGGTAATCGTCGTAGGCGGCTCATCCGCGCGGCTGGCCGAGGGCAACAAAGATTGTCCCGTTGACTCCGCGATCATAGGGGTGATCGACGAAATAGATTTCAAAGTCTAG
- a CDS encoding TPM domain-containing protein, producing the protein MPAQLKLLVATMAVVLGVFAAHAQENQPWSINTSPLPAPTGFVNDYAGAIDAATKQQLEVKLKNLKDTTNPSVEIAVAVVKTTGDRAISEYSIAVARGWKIGSKEDDNPSALLFVAIDDRKYFTQVSKDLEDELPDGLVGSLQRQYLVPEFRKGNYGKGISDTIDAYIATIKSKSTGSPAVNTPATTKKSAGGVSLFGIFCCAVIILVILIIIFSRSKGGPTKGDKDRWGGGGFGGGSGGGGASALPWVIGSILSSGSGSSSSSSDWGSSSGGGSDWGGFGGGGDFGGGGAGGDW; encoded by the coding sequence TTGCCGGCACAATTAAAACTTCTTGTCGCGACGATGGCGGTGGTACTCGGCGTTTTCGCTGCTCACGCCCAGGAAAATCAACCCTGGTCGATCAACACCTCGCCCTTGCCGGCTCCGACCGGCTTCGTCAACGATTACGCCGGAGCGATCGACGCCGCGACCAAACAGCAGCTCGAAGTAAAACTAAAGAATCTTAAGGACACAACAAATCCATCGGTCGAGATCGCAGTTGCCGTCGTAAAAACCACCGGCGACCGCGCGATCTCAGAATACTCGATCGCTGTCGCTCGGGGCTGGAAGATCGGTTCGAAAGAAGACGATAATCCGAGTGCCCTGCTGTTCGTAGCTATCGACGACCGAAAATATTTCACCCAGGTCAGCAAAGATCTCGAGGACGAGCTTCCTGACGGCCTCGTCGGCAGTTTGCAGCGGCAATATCTCGTACCGGAGTTTCGAAAAGGCAATTACGGCAAGGGAATTTCCGATACGATCGACGCCTACATTGCCACGATCAAAAGCAAAAGCACGGGATCGCCCGCCGTTAACACACCTGCAACGACGAAAAAGTCCGCCGGCGGAGTCTCGCTTTTCGGCATTTTTTGCTGCGCGGTCATCATTCTCGTCATTCTCATCATCATCTTCAGCCGCTCAAAAGGCGGGCCGACTAAGGGCGATAAGGATCGCTGGGGTGGAGGCGGATTCGGTGGTGGATCTGGTGGAGGCGGTGCTAGTGCGTTGCCGTGGGTGATAGGAAGTATACTTTCCAGCGGTTCCGGAAGCTCGTCTTCATCGAGTGATTGGGGCAGTTCATCCGGTGGTGGTTCGGATTGGGGTGGCTTTGGTGGTGGTGGTGATTTTGGTGGTGGTGGAGCTGGAGGTGATTGGTAA
- a CDS encoding EutN/CcmL family microcompartment protein yields the protein MQIARVIGTVVATVKNEALDGRKFLIVQTLDADLKPKGSPTIALDAVGAGEGELVFWCRGKEASFPFKRDETPTDCTIVGIIDSDAHVFQG from the coding sequence ATGCAGATCGCTCGCGTAATCGGAACCGTCGTTGCAACCGTCAAGAACGAGGCCCTCGATGGGCGAAAGTTTCTGATCGTGCAGACGCTCGACGCCGATCTTAAGCCGAAAGGCTCGCCAACGATCGCTCTCGACGCGGTTGGTGCGGGCGAAGGCGAATTGGTTTTCTGGTGCCGCGGCAAAGAGGCCTCGTTCCCGTTCAAACGCGACGAAACGCCCACAGACTGCACCATCGTCGGGATCATCGATTCCGACGCACACGTTTTTCAAGGGTGA
- a CDS encoding LemA family protein — translation MKRAILLSLVLFAAFGLSGCSYNDLNAKQQNVKSKWSNVESSLQRRADLIPNLVETAKMAGVQEQEVFGQIADARSRLLNASAAAPTGADGDKSPEQKQEIIAANNTFGGTIGRLLSLQETYPVLRSSDAFMKVQDELSGTENRINTARIDYGDAVKDYNTLRNSFPAVITASIFGYKEQPYFEAEPGSRTAPSVGDANSLRKPAAAPAAPAPANTSPAKP, via the coding sequence ATGAAAAGAGCGATCTTATTATCTTTGGTTTTATTCGCGGCATTCGGCCTTAGCGGCTGCAGCTACAATGACCTCAACGCAAAACAGCAGAACGTAAAGTCGAAGTGGTCTAACGTCGAGAGTTCGTTGCAGAGGCGTGCCGACCTGATACCGAACCTGGTCGAGACCGCCAAAATGGCTGGAGTTCAGGAGCAGGAAGTTTTTGGCCAGATCGCCGATGCCCGCTCTCGTCTTTTGAACGCCTCCGCTGCGGCACCGACCGGTGCGGATGGCGATAAATCGCCGGAGCAAAAGCAAGAGATTATCGCCGCCAACAATACATTTGGAGGCACGATCGGGCGTCTACTGAGCCTGCAGGAAACCTATCCGGTCCTGCGTTCGAGCGATGCGTTTATGAAGGTGCAAGACGAACTATCTGGTACGGAGAACCGAATAAATACTGCCCGAATCGATTACGGCGACGCTGTGAAAGATTACAATACGCTGCGAAACTCGTTCCCCGCGGTAATTACCGCAAGCATTTTTGGCTACAAAGAACAGCCATATTTCGAAGCGGAACCGGGTTCGCGGACGGCTCCGAGCGTAGGCGATGCTAATTCGCTCAGAAAGCCCGCAGCCGCTCCGGCAGCTCCGGCTCCGGCAAATACGTCACCTGCCAAACCATAA
- a CDS encoding ethanolamine utilization protein EutN, whose product MLLARVIGNVVATQKNQRYEGTRAMLCRQITPEGEDMDYTCIALDSVNAGEGDIVVIVQEGWGASTASTGKPGAAIDSAIVGVVDYVDLLPNEK is encoded by the coding sequence ATGCTCTTAGCCCGTGTCATCGGTAACGTGGTCGCAACGCAGAAAAATCAGCGTTACGAGGGAACGCGCGCAATGCTTTGCAGGCAGATCACTCCGGAGGGCGAGGATATGGATTATACCTGCATCGCTCTCGACTCAGTAAACGCAGGCGAGGGCGACATTGTCGTCATTGTCCAGGAAGGCTGGGGAGCCTCGACTGCATCGACCGGTAAGCCGGGAGCGGCGATCGATTCGGCGATCGTAGGTGTGGTCGATTACGTCGACCTGCTGCCGAACGAGAAATAG
- a CDS encoding nucleotidyltransferase domain-containing protein, producing the protein MERFHAFVDDLKATHGKNLSSVILYGSAAAGDFVPKRSDYNILIAMHKIGPEDLRNAHACVREWARLGNPVPVYFTVSELQNAADVFPIEFHQMSIARKVLYGPDVLAGLEISDKSLRLQAEYELRSKLIQLRRQYIPASASVDGLKRLMADSLSSFSALFRAVLILQGFSPPATKHEIVALTAKNLNIDGTPFEKIFDIRENKFTGKFDEKSANELFGDYLEQIENVINAVDSIGK; encoded by the coding sequence ATGGAGAGATTTCACGCATTTGTTGATGATCTAAAGGCGACGCACGGCAAGAATCTGTCGTCCGTCATCCTCTACGGCTCAGCCGCGGCCGGCGATTTTGTGCCCAAGCGATCGGACTACAACATCCTGATCGCAATGCACAAGATCGGCCCCGAAGACCTCAGAAACGCGCACGCCTGCGTCCGCGAGTGGGCCCGTCTGGGTAATCCCGTGCCGGTCTATTTCACCGTTTCCGAACTGCAAAATGCGGCAGATGTCTTCCCGATCGAGTTTCATCAGATGAGCATCGCTCGCAAGGTTCTATACGGCCCGGACGTTCTGGCGGGGCTTGAGATATCGGATAAATCCCTGCGTTTGCAGGCAGAATATGAACTGCGAAGCAAGCTGATCCAGCTACGCCGCCAGTACATTCCAGCATCGGCGTCCGTCGATGGATTGAAGCGTTTAATGGCGGACAGCCTCTCGAGTTTTTCGGCTTTATTCCGTGCGGTGCTGATCCTGCAGGGTTTCAGCCCGCCCGCAACTAAGCACGAGATCGTTGCTTTGACGGCGAAGAATCTTAACATCGACGGCACGCCGTTTGAAAAAATATTTGATATCCGTGAGAATAAGTTCACTGGAAAATTTGACGAAAAGAGTGCCAACGAACTGTTTGGTGACTATTTGGAACAGATCGAGAACGTTATAAATGCTGTGGATTCGATCGGAAAATAA